GCGGGAGACCGGGAACGGTGACTCACCGGAATCGTCGCCGAGCAGGGCGTCGCAGCTGGGGTTGGTGACGACCGTCCATTCCACTCCGGCGGCCCGGCACTCCTCGTCGAGGGCGCATAGCAGCCCGATCCCGGCCGCAGCGAAATGGGTGAGGTCGGTCAGGTCGAGCACCACGGGGTTGGTGCCGTCGACGAACCGCCGAATGTGCCTGCTGACCTGGTCGACGTTGACGGTGTCGACCTCGCCGCGGATGGTGACCACGGTCGCGAGGTGCCGACAGTGCGCCCGGACGAAGGCGCCGCTGCAGTCGACGGTTCCGTTCCCGCGAACCGGCGATGTGATTGCGGTGGTCATTCGGCACCCCATTCCCGTGGCGTTCGACGTTCGGACAAACGACGAGCAAAACCTGTCTCTAAGGTGCCCGCTAAACCTAAAGGTACTGGTAGCCGGGTCTAATTCTTTGGTAAGAAGCTGTGATCTGTGGTTTCGGCACCAAGCCGACGTGTGGGCTCCGCCGCTCGTCGGTGGCGCGGGCGCCGCTTGTTAGGCTGCTCTGGCTGCCGGTCAGCCGAGTTGGTAGTCGAACAGGCAGCGGAGTCCAGCGGAAAGAATCTCGTGCAAAGCGGAGAACTCAGGGGTCAGATTAAGGGCGAGATCAAAGCCCTCACGGGTCTCCGCATCGTCGCCTCGCTGTGGGTGGTGTTCTTTCACTTCCGGCCGATGGTGGCCGACCTGTCGCCCGACCTGCGGGAGAACCTGGCGCCGGTGCTGAACTGCGGCGCGCAGGGCGTCGACCTGTTCTTCATCCTCAGCGGCTTCGTGCTGACCTGGAACTACCTGGACCGGATGGGGCAGTCGTGGTCGCTGCGCGCCACCCTGCACTTCCTGTGGCTGCGACTGGCCAGGGTGTGGCCGGTGTATCTGGTGACGTTGCACCTGGCCGCCGCCTGGTTCATTCTCACGCTGCACGTGGGCCATACGCCGATGCCCGACGTGAGCCGGCTCACCGCTATCAGCTACGTGCGCCAGGTGCTGCTGATTCAGCTCTGGTATCAGCCGTACTTCGACCTGTCCAGCTGGGACGGGCCGGCCTGGTCGATCAGCGCGGAATGGTTGGCGTACCTACTGTTCGGTGTGCTGGTGCTGGTGATCTTCCGGATCCAGCACGCCACCCGGGCCCGCGGCCTGATGCTGATGGCCTTCGCGGCGTCGCTGCCGCCGGTGCTGCTGCTGCTGGCCAGCGGGGTGTTCTACACCCCGTGGAGTTGGCTGCCGCGGATCGTGACGCAGTTCGCCGCGGGCGCCATCGCGTGCGCCGCGGTGCGCCGGCTGCGCCTGGGTGAGCGTGGTCGGCGCATCGCCGGATACCTTTCGCTGCTGCTGGTCGCCGCGATCGTCGGCACCCTGTACCTGCTGCGGGATTTCCCGATCACCGGCGTGTACGACAGCGGCGGCGTGGTTGACCTGTTGTTCGTTCCGCTGGTGATCACGCTGGCGGTCGGCCTCGGCAGCTTGCCGTGGCTGCTGTCGACCCGGTGGCTGGTGTATGGCGGCGAGATCTC
The nucleotide sequence above comes from Mycobacterium kiyosense. Encoded proteins:
- a CDS encoding sulfate transporter — its product is MTTAITSPVRGNGTVDCSGAFVRAHCRHLATVVTIRGEVDTVNVDQVSRHIRRFVDGTNPVVLDLTDLTHFAAAGIGLLCALDEECRAAGVEWTVVTNPSCDALLGDDSGESPFPVSRSVHQALRNLADAITWRRQSMLSLLKKSA
- a CDS encoding acyltransferase — protein: MQSGELRGQIKGEIKALTGLRIVASLWVVFFHFRPMVADLSPDLRENLAPVLNCGAQGVDLFFILSGFVLTWNYLDRMGQSWSLRATLHFLWLRLARVWPVYLVTLHLAAAWFILTLHVGHTPMPDVSRLTAISYVRQVLLIQLWYQPYFDLSSWDGPAWSISAEWLAYLLFGVLVLVIFRIQHATRARGLMLMAFAASLPPVLLLLASGVFYTPWSWLPRIVTQFAAGAIACAAVRRLRLGERGRRIAGYLSLLLVAAIVGTLYLLRDFPITGVYDSGGVVDLLFVPLVITLAVGLGSLPWLLSTRWLVYGGEISFCLYMVHELVHTSWTWAVVNFALRPWEQDSPWRWNIFGLLAISVLLSILLYHCVEEPARRWMRRMVDAPPTPAGHDPQQTPETDAQPIDVARKEVSPPVAAT